The Thermacetogenium phaeum DSM 12270 genome segment TTCCGGTCACGAGGCCGAACCGCCAGCAGGCTCTTAAACACATCTGGGGAAAAAATATGGTCAGCCATAGTCAGCAAAAAAGAGGATTCCCCCTCGAGAGCCTCCCGGGCAGCCAGCACTGAGGAGCCGTTTCCTAGTTCCCAGGACTCGTTGATCACATACTCAATTCTGATGCCTAGCTTTTCCCCGGACCCCAGGTAAGACTTGATCTCTTCGCCCCTGTAGCCGATCACCAGCACAATGTCCCGAATCCCGACGGCACGCAGGGTCAACAAAGTCCGCTCAAGCAAAGAAAGCCCTAAAAGAGGATAAAGGGGCTTAGGCCCCTTATATCCCCTTTCCCGAAACCTCCTACCCTCTCCGGCGGCAATAACCAGCGCCTTCATCAGACTTTCCCTCCGACAGGTTCAGCGACAGAAGGAGCACCAAACACCCTTTCCTCCTCTTCTCCAGCGATAAAGGCTTCGACCATCTTCCGGGCTTCGGAATCAGTATACTGAATGGGTGGCGACTTCATGGTGAAAGCAGAGATCGCGTAAAGCGGTCCACCACTACCCCGGTCGAGGGCAAGTTTCATGCAACGAATGGCATCAATGATAACCCCTCCGCTATTGGGAGAATCCTCAACAGAAAGCTTCACTTCCAGCTCAATAGGCACTTTGCCAAAGCCAAGACCTTCCATCCGGATGTGGCAAATCTTGTTGTCATTCAGCCAAGGAACGTAGTCGCTGGGACCAATGTGGATGTTCTGGTCGCTCAACGGCTCCTTCATCTCCGCTTGTACGGCCTGGGTCTTCGACTTCTTCTTAGACTTGAGGCGGCTCCTGTTGAGCATGTTCAAGAAGTCGGTATTACCACCGAAATTCAACTGGTAGGTTCTAAGAATTTTGACCCCGCGATCCTCAAAGAGCTTCGTCAGAACACGGTGAGTGATGGTTGCTCCTACCTGAGACTTTACATCATCACCGATTATCGGGATTCCCCTTTCCCGGAACCGCTCGGCCCAAGCAGGATCGGAAGCTATGAACACAGGCATCGCATTGATAAAACCAACCCCAGCATCCAAACAGGCTTGGGCGTAAAATCTTGTCGCCTGCTCAGAACCGACGGGCAAGTAGTTGATCAAGATCTCCGCACCCGACTCTTTCAGGACCTTCACTACATCGACAGGTTCTTCGTCGGCGAGAACTAAGGTCTGGTCTTCCGGATAGTTCCTCATGTGTTCGGAGAAGCCGTCGAGAACAGGTCCCATCTGCACAATTACCGGGTAGTCAGGGACATCGGAATAGAAGACCTTGGTGCAATTGGGCTTGGCAAAAATCGCTTCCCGAAGCGGCTTGCCAACTTTGCGGGCGTCAATATCGAAGGCCGCCACGACCTTGATGTCACCTGGCTTGTAGCCGCCAAGGTCGTAGTGCATCAACCCGATTGGCTCTTCCATCAACTCTTTGTCGCTGGCGTAGAGGGCAATCCCCTGGAGCAAAGCACAAGCACAGTTCCCCACACCGGCAATCGCAATCCTGATTTCCCGATCACCCATGTCTTTCATCAACCTCCTTGAAAGTTTTTATTGATGATTGATGAAAAACTGAATGATTGATCGCCTTCTCAGAAACCCTCTTCTGATGCCTCAGGGGTGAAACAACTTCTAGACCGACACGGCGCGCTAGGGTCACCCCTTCATGGAAGCTGTGAGCTAATTCCGAGGCATTGTGAGCATCAGATCCCAACACACAATAGCGCCCGCCAAGCTCCCGGTAACGGGAAAGAAGCACTTCCCCTGGGAAGGGTTCTCCTACACCCCTTCGTATACCAGATGTGTTAATTTCTAGCAATCCACCCCTAGCTACCAATACTTGCAATGCCTGATCTAAGCCGGCCTCAAGGAGAAGTTCCGGCTTGTAGGGAAAGTCTCGCCAGTACTGCCGCCAGCCCCTCTTAATCCAATCGAGATGGCCGAGTACAGCTAATCCCGGCAGCAGCACTGCCCTCTTCAAGGTATCCACATATTGCCGAATGCCGACCTCAGGATGACGGCTGAGATAAAACCTGGCATCTGTCAGCGAAAGCCGATCAACATAGTGGACAGAAACAATCACATAATCGAAGGGGTGATGGTGGAGAAACACACAAATTTCGTCCTCGTAGTGAGGATGATAGTCCACTTCGGCTCCGAGGAAAATCGTAAGAGAATCCTTAAACTGTTGTCGGCATTCGTCTACAGCTTCGAAATAAGCAGAATATAACCGGTTAAGGAAATTATAATTTGGGTCTTGCGGAAAAAGACTTAAATGATCGGTGAGCCCCACTTCACTCAGCCCGAGACGAACGGCTTGCAGGCAGATCTGGTGCAGGGCATCGTGAGCGTCTGAAGAAAATGAAGAATGAAGATGGTAATCACCAAAAAAAGCGGCACTACAGCCGCTTTTAGTGACAGCATAGGGAACAACCTTACGATTTTTCAACTGCTACCCCCTTTCCAACCTTAAAAGCGGCTGGATAAAGGAACATACCCTCAATTCGGTAGTGCCATCTTCCCTAACCTCAACATCGACCAACTACCGTTAAATATTCTAAAGGATAATTTTCACCAAAGTCAATAGAACCGCAATACATTTATCGAGCATTAACCCTTTTAGGCTTAGGTCTGTTG includes the following:
- a CDS encoding inositol-3-phosphate synthase, with the protein product MKDMGDREIRIAIAGVGNCACALLQGIALYASDKELMEEPIGLMHYDLGGYKPGDIKVVAAFDIDARKVGKPLREAIFAKPNCTKVFYSDVPDYPVIVQMGPVLDGFSEHMRNYPEDQTLVLADEEPVDVVKVLKESGAEILINYLPVGSEQATRFYAQACLDAGVGFINAMPVFIASDPAWAERFRERGIPIIGDDVKSQVGATITHRVLTKLFEDRGVKILRTYQLNFGGNTDFLNMLNRSRLKSKKKSKTQAVQAEMKEPLSDQNIHIGPSDYVPWLNDNKICHIRMEGLGFGKVPIELEVKLSVEDSPNSGGVIIDAIRCMKLALDRGSGGPLYAISAFTMKSPPIQYTDSEARKMVEAFIAGEEEERVFGAPSVAEPVGGKV
- a CDS encoding histidinol-phosphatase HisJ family protein, which produces MKNRKVVPYAVTKSGCSAAFFGDYHLHSSFSSDAHDALHQICLQAVRLGLSEVGLTDHLSLFPQDPNYNFLNRLYSAYFEAVDECRQQFKDSLTIFLGAEVDYHPHYEDEICVFLHHHPFDYVIVSVHYVDRLSLTDARFYLSRHPEVGIRQYVDTLKRAVLLPGLAVLGHLDWIKRGWRQYWRDFPYKPELLLEAGLDQALQVLVARGGLLEINTSGIRRGVGEPFPGEVLLSRYRELGGRYCVLGSDAHNASELAHSFHEGVTLARRVGLEVVSPLRHQKRVSEKAINHSVFHQSSIKTFKEVDERHG